The following coding sequences lie in one Balneola vulgaris DSM 17893 genomic window:
- a CDS encoding 6-bladed beta-propeller gives MNRLTISGLFAVLIVLSCSKKDKSSVPVDLFNQKAPVVNHFTIGLEDQGEEYQLGSPIGVRTDSELNIYIADRSWMTIKVYDSTGVFIREFGGRGRGPGEFGEINTFEITPEEDFFILDRGRRSYTYVTKQGELVHRQQYKFNEMGMYLPDDVDFYDDKLIGLYRTSTNNIEGNPLFNRKYFHLSDRNITKKDTSFFTFPDLNDLEQTRLNWIVFTRFAGSFTLNSSRDRFYYSPIIYNRNLYVFKRAGNAWEVKEVIKLTDFGIESIVENTKQQHDLYIERKVPGLTTTMFGGFPEAHRGRVNTFDMGLYELSDGRLISFVGKWRDDLEKEGPHEEVIDIYAQTLNLETREVTFLGLVQSVEEDYLPNKPLINWVDAEDNFYLLNKTSIGIPSVTKFSIEGL, from the coding sequence GTGAATAGATTAACGATTAGTGGGTTATTTGCAGTACTTATCGTTCTAAGTTGTTCAAAGAAAGATAAAAGTTCTGTTCCGGTAGATTTATTCAACCAAAAAGCGCCCGTGGTTAATCATTTCACTATTGGACTAGAAGACCAAGGAGAGGAATATCAATTAGGAAGTCCGATTGGGGTAAGAACGGACAGTGAGTTGAACATCTACATTGCAGATCGATCTTGGATGACCATTAAGGTATACGATAGCACCGGTGTATTTATTCGAGAGTTTGGAGGTAGAGGAAGAGGTCCTGGAGAATTTGGTGAGATAAACACCTTTGAGATAACCCCAGAAGAAGATTTCTTTATTTTAGACCGAGGACGAAGAAGTTATACGTATGTAACTAAGCAAGGTGAGCTAGTACATAGGCAACAGTACAAATTTAATGAAATGGGTATGTATCTACCTGACGATGTAGATTTTTATGATGATAAGCTCATCGGCCTATATAGAACCTCAACGAATAATATTGAAGGGAATCCCCTTTTTAACAGAAAATACTTCCATCTTTCTGATCGAAACATTACAAAAAAGGATACTTCCTTTTTTACATTTCCAGATTTAAATGATTTAGAGCAAACAAGGCTTAATTGGATAGTATTTACCAGGTTTGCGGGTTCTTTTACTCTTAATTCTTCTAGAGACAGATTTTATTATTCCCCCATAATCTATAACCGGAACCTTTATGTATTCAAGCGAGCAGGGAATGCTTGGGAGGTAAAGGAGGTCATTAAACTGACTGATTTTGGTATCGAGAGTATAGTGGAAAACACTAAACAACAACATGATTTATATATTGAAAGAAAAGTCCCTGGTCTTACTACTACTATGTTTGGAGGCTTTCCCGAAGCTCATCGAGGGAGAGTAAATACCTTCGATATGGGTTTGTATGAGTTATCGGATGGACGTCTCATTTCCTTTGTGGGGAAATGGAGGGATGATTTAGAAAAAGAAGGTCCCCATGAAGAGGTGATTGATATCTATGCACAGACCTTAAATCTAGAGACTAGGGAAGTTACCTTTTTAGGTTTGGTGCAATCAGTAGAAGAAGACTACTTACCAAATAAACCGCTTATTAACTGGGTAGATGCAGAGGATAACTTCTATCTCTTGAATAAAACGAGCATTGGCATTCCATCAGTAACCAAGTTTAGTATTGAGGGATTGTAA
- a CDS encoding 6-bladed beta-propeller yields MDTKIITHHTVLVYLGISMLIVLTVFSCTKREKDTVPKDLLKRQASVVNHFTIGLEDQGEEYQLGSPIGVRTDSDLNIYIADKASKSIKVFDSTGTYIREFGGRGRGPGEFLDMNTFEITPEEDFFVLDRGRWRYTFVDNQGEQISSESFSFEPMGNFFPHDVDFYEDKTIGLNVSATNEVELFPIFERPLFHIYDRNLSKKDTSFFKFKELQEIEINRFTFVMFIGRQGSFVVNKAKDRFYYSPYLYHRNLYVFKKDREQWKLDGVRKLTDFGLKSFTKTTVQENKDLRSKNVSGLVVMRFGFPEPHIGRVNTFDMGLYELSDGRLISFVGKWRDDLSKERDHEFVIDIYAQTYDTESKEVRFLGLVQSVEADMNHFKPLINWKDNEDNFYLLDNTRISIPSVTKFSIEGL; encoded by the coding sequence TTGGATACTAAAATAATTACACATCATACTGTTTTAGTTTATTTAGGTATTTCGATGCTCATCGTGTTAACCGTATTTAGTTGCACTAAGCGCGAAAAGGATACCGTTCCCAAAGATCTACTTAAGCGACAAGCATCGGTGGTTAATCATTTCACTATTGGACTAGAAGATCAAGGAGAGGAGTACCAATTAGGAAGTCCGATTGGGGTACGAACGGATAGCGATTTGAATATTTACATCGCAGATAAAGCATCTAAGTCCATCAAGGTATTCGATAGTACAGGAACATATATTCGAGAGTTTGGAGGACGTGGAAGAGGTCCGGGCGAGTTTCTGGATATGAATACTTTTGAAATTACCCCAGAAGAAGACTTCTTTGTTTTAGATAGAGGGAGATGGAGATATACTTTTGTAGATAATCAGGGTGAACAAATTAGTAGCGAGTCTTTTTCATTTGAGCCAATGGGTAATTTTTTCCCTCATGATGTAGACTTTTATGAGGATAAAACCATTGGGTTGAATGTGAGTGCCACCAATGAAGTGGAGTTATTTCCCATTTTTGAAAGGCCATTATTTCATATTTATGACAGGAATTTATCAAAGAAGGATACCTCTTTTTTTAAGTTTAAAGAGCTTCAAGAGATAGAGATTAACAGGTTTACTTTCGTCATGTTTATTGGAAGGCAGGGGAGTTTTGTAGTCAATAAAGCGAAAGATCGGTTTTACTATTCTCCCTATCTGTATCATCGAAACTTATATGTATTTAAAAAGGATAGGGAGCAATGGAAGTTAGATGGAGTTAGAAAACTGACAGATTTTGGTCTTAAAAGTTTTACCAAAACCACCGTTCAAGAAAATAAAGATCTAAGAAGTAAGAATGTCTCAGGTCTTGTAGTTATGAGATTTGGTTTTCCCGAACCGCATATAGGCCGAGTAAATACCTTCGATATGGGTTTGTATGAGTTATCGGATGGACGTCTCATTTCGTTTGTGGGGAAATGGAGAGATGATTTATCAAAGGAAAGAGATCATGAGTTTGTAATAGATATCTATGCCCAAACTTATGATACAGAATCAAAGGAAGTGAGATTTTTAGGACTGGTACAATCGGTAGAAGCAGATATGAATCATTTTAAACCACTCATCAATTGGAAAGATAATGAAGATAATTTTTACCTGTTGGATAACACCAGAATTAGTATTCCATCGGTAACCAAGTTTAGTATTGAGGGATTGTAA
- a CDS encoding 6-bladed beta-propeller, which yields MFKRQKLNLLELIIFIGIYTLLFPSFGCKYTPQEITHPRKESLPNDDYFTHLFEVSRLENQSEIEIGWDIYSDTSNSKKLPIETYDYRNSQNLFFTKDELFLLNSYEYSIDRIDFEGNLIQRIGRAGRGPGEFEEVIAFTVSEDFNQIFVIDRLEIEVYTFKAESKSYEYDFTLQNIFMEAYDICHLNGNLYVSGFDINRELYNDLVKSESYTKRILELDNVNFQGPILKIDLDNKSVVIDFGYQYKSEYGFGIYEGILSQVELSCKAKNQSILAKMIYAPIIFSYNPDGSENWAIRLDGLRNKTSIEKFNPVQGVGWSKLANKGFYDMSTPFREVSNSEYLVMQFEEVKRVNKLLAQPLEERPMNFKTMLLNTNNGNLDVLESSSTYFHGYMNGVTLYSNYDLPSRQRDFRYIKNERH from the coding sequence ATGTTTAAACGTCAAAAATTAAACTTACTTGAACTAATAATTTTTATTGGTATTTACACACTTCTATTTCCCTCGTTTGGTTGTAAGTACACACCTCAGGAAATCACACATCCAAGGAAAGAGTCATTGCCTAACGATGATTATTTCACGCATCTTTTTGAGGTATCTAGATTGGAAAATCAATCTGAAATAGAAATTGGGTGGGATATTTATAGTGACACGTCGAATTCAAAAAAGCTACCTATAGAAACCTACGATTATCGTAACTCTCAAAATCTATTTTTTACAAAGGATGAGTTATTCCTTTTAAACAGCTATGAATACAGTATTGATAGGATAGATTTTGAAGGGAATTTAATACAGCGAATTGGTAGAGCTGGAAGAGGTCCTGGTGAATTCGAGGAGGTAATTGCATTCACAGTTTCGGAAGATTTTAACCAAATTTTTGTAATAGATCGCCTAGAAATTGAAGTCTATACGTTTAAAGCTGAAAGCAAGAGCTATGAATATGATTTCACCCTTCAAAACATTTTCATGGAAGCCTATGACATATGCCATTTGAATGGGAACTTGTATGTAAGTGGATTTGATATCAATAGAGAATTATACAATGACCTTGTGAAATCTGAATCTTATACTAAAAGGATTCTGGAACTTGATAACGTTAATTTTCAAGGTCCAATTCTTAAGATTGATTTAGATAACAAGTCCGTAGTAATTGATTTCGGGTATCAATATAAATCTGAATATGGGTTTGGTATATATGAAGGAATACTCTCTCAAGTTGAGCTTTCATGTAAGGCAAAAAACCAATCTATTTTAGCAAAGATGATCTATGCTCCAATCATTTTTAGTTATAACCCTGATGGATCCGAAAATTGGGCCATTCGATTAGATGGTTTACGGAATAAAACATCGATTGAGAAATTTAATCCTGTTCAAGGTGTTGGGTGGTCTAAATTAGCAAATAAAGGTTTCTATGATATGAGTACCCCTTTTCGAGAGGTATCCAATTCAGAATATCTTGTTATGCAGTTTGAAGAGGTGAAGAGAGTAAACAAATTATTAGCTCAGCCACTTGAAGAAAGGCCGATGAACTTTAAAACAATGCTTCTTAATACGAACAACGGGAACTTAGATGTTTTAGAATCTTCAAGTACCTACTTTCATGGTTATATGAATGGTGTGACTTTATACTCAAATTATGATTTACCATCCAGACAAAGAGATTTCAGATATATTAAAAATGAAAGACACTGA
- a CDS encoding DUF72 domain-containing protein: MKFGSVKDPSSIDFSLPQDHPDTAVVLQNASSTQPFSVSVGCTNWGRQQLQGFYPRGTKDELTYYSRQFNSIELNATYYNQFSVEQIQKWLAKTPDDFKFYPKVHRNITHIKRLQQVEASVNDFAQMAYSFEQKLGGCFAQLHNDFSPKDFPRLQRFIEYWPDELPLAIELRHTDWFNDEVMATQLYRLLEQHQVSNIITDTAGRRDLLHMRLTTPSALIRYVGTNHESDYTRLEAWAQRIAGWKQQGLQQLQFFVHQFEEKEIPQLIAHFIHHLNQHAGTTLSKPAYESPQPSLGL; this comes from the coding sequence ATGAAATTCGGAAGCGTTAAAGATCCTTCTTCAATTGACTTTAGTTTACCTCAAGATCATCCTGATACGGCAGTAGTATTACAAAATGCTTCTTCAACTCAGCCGTTTTCCGTGTCGGTGGGTTGTACAAACTGGGGCAGGCAACAATTACAAGGCTTCTATCCTCGGGGTACGAAAGACGAACTCACCTATTATTCACGTCAATTCAACAGCATTGAATTGAATGCCACTTATTACAATCAATTTAGTGTTGAGCAGATTCAAAAGTGGTTAGCTAAAACACCCGATGACTTCAAGTTCTACCCGAAAGTGCATCGTAATATCACGCATATAAAAAGACTGCAACAGGTAGAAGCTTCAGTAAACGACTTTGCCCAAATGGCCTATTCCTTCGAGCAAAAACTAGGTGGATGCTTTGCACAATTGCATAACGACTTCAGCCCAAAAGATTTTCCCCGGCTTCAACGTTTTATAGAGTATTGGCCTGATGAACTACCATTAGCCATCGAACTACGCCACACCGATTGGTTTAACGATGAAGTGATGGCTACTCAGCTCTACCGCTTGCTGGAACAGCATCAAGTGAGCAATATAATTACAGATACTGCTGGTCGCCGTGATTTACTCCATATGCGATTAACTACGCCTTCAGCTTTAATTCGGTATGTTGGAACCAATCATGAAAGTGACTATACCCGACTTGAAGCTTGGGCACAACGCATCGCAGGTTGGAAACAACAAGGGTTGCAGCAGCTACAGTTTTTTGTACATCAGTTTGAAGAGAAAGAAATTCCGCAGTTAATTGCCCATTTCATACATCACTTAAATCAACATGCCGGAACAACATTATCGAAACCTGCTTATGAATCGCCACAACCATCCCTTGGACTGTAA
- a CDS encoding TonB-dependent receptor, translating into MPKLFILTVLFLLPLSVLGQQASVNGYITDASSGETLISANIALLENNRGTSSNTLGYYTITNVAPGTYTIACSYVGYKPYRKEITLKADEPLRLDIKLEPNVVTTEEVVVTSTREEEKLKDIGSAQVDTELIKSLPAVFEADVFRSIQLLPGVKAASDFSSGLYIRGGGPDQTLILLDRNTVYNPSHFFGFFSTFNPDAIKDVRLYKGGYPAEYGGRLGSVLTIYNKDGNRNRMEGTATLGMLASRVSLEGPYSRGSWMISARRSTLEPLLGALRQNNDNIPSKFYFLDFNGKVNFDASKNDKLSLAFYAGEDNVKFPFADDAEFSLNYGNSTLSGTWTHIFNEKLFSNFVLTGSQYFNYPELQFGGTPIERRNNIYDYSVKADLEYLPNEKHEFAIGVWAGMLTIRLKDRFDNEDSFQSRSHSRYGSMYISDTWRPSDKWKVTGGLRSSYLSDGDYLRLEPRLALEYRPMERIRLQTAYGRYNQYLTLITNEAFSGFDVWLTADDGVKPSYGDQFIVGAKTIPFTGYGFDVELYYRTMNDLFELDPFIQDISGLAYPEIFRIGNGDAYGAEVFFEKRAGRFTGFVGYTFAYTWKKFDNYNNSMFNPDGGGRRYPPKYDRRNDVNVVLNYQINSKWKTTAAFNYATGQAYTEVLGRYAAKNAPWTNDDLNTFTVGKINASRLPPYHRLDVSFSRLGTFFGKGSTEWQFQIINVYSRRNIWFYNFNFEENPVERSEVPLLPLLPTISYTVNF; encoded by the coding sequence ATGCCTAAACTATTCATACTCACTGTGCTGTTTCTATTGCCACTTTCTGTACTTGGGCAGCAAGCTTCTGTAAACGGATATATCACAGATGCTTCAAGCGGTGAAACCCTTATTAGTGCCAACATCGCCTTACTTGAAAACAACCGAGGCACCTCTTCCAATACGCTTGGATATTATACCATCACAAATGTAGCGCCGGGTACTTATACCATTGCCTGTTCCTACGTGGGCTACAAGCCTTACAGAAAAGAAATTACCTTAAAGGCAGACGAACCCCTTCGCCTCGATATTAAACTTGAACCCAATGTGGTTACAACCGAAGAGGTGGTGGTTACAAGTACACGCGAGGAAGAGAAGCTCAAAGACATTGGCTCGGCACAAGTGGATACAGAGCTTATCAAATCGTTGCCTGCTGTATTTGAAGCCGATGTATTTCGCTCCATCCAATTACTACCGGGAGTAAAAGCCGCTTCTGATTTCAGCAGTGGCTTATACATTCGAGGTGGCGGACCTGATCAAACATTGATTTTACTCGACCGAAATACGGTATACAATCCCAGCCACTTTTTTGGATTCTTTTCCACCTTCAATCCTGATGCGATCAAAGATGTTCGATTATACAAAGGGGGTTACCCCGCTGAATATGGTGGTCGTTTAGGTTCTGTTCTTACCATCTACAACAAAGACGGAAATAGAAATCGAATGGAAGGAACCGCCACACTTGGTATGTTAGCTTCACGTGTTTCTTTGGAAGGTCCTTATAGTCGCGGTTCTTGGATGATATCCGCCCGCCGAAGTACTCTGGAGCCTCTACTTGGCGCCCTTCGGCAAAACAACGACAACATCCCCTCTAAGTTTTACTTCCTCGACTTTAACGGGAAAGTAAATTTTGATGCCTCCAAGAACGACAAGCTTTCGCTGGCTTTTTATGCCGGTGAAGACAACGTGAAATTCCCGTTTGCCGACGATGCTGAATTTAGTTTGAACTACGGAAACAGCACACTCAGCGGTACGTGGACACACATCTTCAATGAGAAACTGTTTTCTAATTTCGTACTCACAGGATCGCAATACTTCAATTATCCTGAGTTACAATTTGGTGGAACCCCCATCGAACGACGAAATAATATATACGACTACTCGGTTAAAGCTGACCTAGAATATCTTCCAAATGAGAAGCATGAATTTGCTATCGGTGTTTGGGCGGGGATGCTTACCATTCGTCTCAAAGATCGTTTTGATAATGAGGATAGTTTTCAGTCTCGGAGTCACTCGCGCTATGGGTCGATGTATATCTCGGATACATGGCGCCCCTCAGATAAATGGAAAGTGACGGGTGGTTTGCGCAGCAGTTACCTTTCTGATGGCGACTACCTTCGCTTAGAACCTCGACTTGCACTCGAATACCGCCCTATGGAGCGAATTCGCCTTCAAACAGCATACGGACGTTATAATCAGTACCTCACCCTAATCACCAACGAAGCCTTTTCTGGCTTTGATGTTTGGCTTACTGCCGATGACGGGGTGAAGCCATCCTATGGAGATCAGTTCATTGTAGGGGCTAAAACCATCCCTTTTACAGGCTACGGTTTTGATGTGGAATTGTATTACCGAACCATGAACGACCTTTTCGAACTCGATCCCTTTATACAAGATATTTCAGGCTTAGCCTATCCCGAGATCTTCCGCATTGGAAATGGGGATGCTTATGGTGCTGAAGTGTTCTTTGAAAAGAGAGCTGGACGATTCACCGGTTTTGTGGGATACACCTTTGCTTATACCTGGAAAAAGTTTGATAACTACAATAACAGCATGTTCAACCCCGATGGTGGCGGACGTCGTTACCCACCAAAGTATGATCGCCGAAATGATGTGAATGTGGTTCTGAACTATCAAATCAATAGTAAGTGGAAAACTACGGCAGCCTTTAATTATGCCACGGGTCAGGCTTACACGGAAGTACTCGGGCGATATGCGGCTAAAAATGCTCCATGGACCAACGACGACCTCAACACCTTTACCGTGGGTAAGATTAACGCTTCTCGCCTGCCTCCCTATCATCGCCTCGACGTCTCTTTTTCTAGACTTGGCACCTTTTTTGGCAAAGGGAGTACGGAATGGCAATTTCAAATTATCAATGTGTATTCACGACGAAACATCTGGTTCTACAATTTCAATTTTGAAGAGAACCCCGTTGAACGCTCCGAAGTACCTCTACTTCCCCTACTCCCAACTATCAGCTATACTGTAAACTTCTGA
- a CDS encoding DUF4249 family protein, producing MNRSIFITLLALSALWVSCDLYPQDEYEEAYVVEAYMVAQNTLPKVFVSRTAPVSEAYIFDDYAVKGANVEIRLLEDGIGSNIEQQFSYRMADPGIYEPEIELEVLPARTYQLNITFNNDPIVIQGYTTVPDTFSSNTAIPDTVIYQSPNQIELDITPSENRDRQNYFIFTTIALDADIENFTPLYADFFDEEEDEINDFVKTSSGIVNEANFETRADGTINLKYPWIAVAFYGRNQIVANIIDDNLYDFVRSQAVQLGSSTLSPGEIPNLIYRLDNAVGVFGSIAADTIQTYIKRPQ from the coding sequence ATGAATAGATCAATTTTTATTACACTCCTTGCCCTGTCAGCACTTTGGGTGTCTTGTGATTTATATCCACAAGATGAGTATGAAGAAGCTTATGTAGTGGAAGCATATATGGTTGCCCAAAACACCTTGCCCAAGGTGTTTGTATCTCGAACAGCGCCAGTGTCGGAGGCTTACATTTTCGACGATTATGCGGTGAAAGGTGCCAATGTTGAAATTCGTTTGCTGGAAGATGGAATCGGTTCAAATATTGAACAACAATTCAGCTATAGGATGGCAGACCCGGGCATCTATGAACCCGAAATCGAATTAGAAGTGTTGCCCGCACGTACCTATCAGTTGAATATCACCTTCAATAACGACCCCATTGTTATTCAAGGTTACACCACGGTACCAGATACTTTTAGTTCCAACACTGCCATACCAGACACCGTGATTTACCAATCGCCCAATCAAATTGAACTGGATATCACCCCAAGTGAAAACCGTGATCGGCAGAACTATTTCATCTTTACAACCATCGCTTTGGATGCTGATATAGAGAATTTCACCCCCCTTTATGCTGATTTCTTTGATGAAGAAGAGGATGAGATCAATGATTTTGTGAAGACAAGTTCTGGCATCGTAAATGAAGCCAACTTCGAAACTAGAGCTGATGGTACCATCAACTTAAAATACCCGTGGATTGCCGTAGCATTTTATGGACGCAATCAAATTGTGGCCAATATCATCGATGATAATTTATATGATTTCGTGCGGTCGCAAGCCGTCCAACTTGGAAGCTCTACACTCTCACCGGGTGAAATACCAAATTTGATTTATCGTTTAGACAATGCCGTTGGCGTATTTGGGTCTATTGCCGCCGATACCATCCAAACGTATATTAAACGCCCACAATAA
- a CDS encoding DUF4159 domain-containing protein, giving the protein MKKSLLLLIGLCTFLGVVESYAQSSGEFEIGRVKYRGGGDWYNDPSALTNLIGYAKDRLPIPIANKYKDVALGSTDLHSYPFLFLTGHGNIAVNTSEVENLRSYLENGGFLYIDDDYGIDPYVRSMMREVFPNEEFIEIPFSHPIYNKVYDFDNGLPKIHEHDNKAPKGYGIFHKGKLVVFYSVESNLADGWADAEIHNNPPALRQKALQMGTNILVYALTSL; this is encoded by the coding sequence ATGAAGAAATCACTGCTTTTACTTATTGGCTTGTGCACCTTTTTGGGTGTGGTGGAAAGCTATGCCCAAAGCAGTGGTGAGTTTGAGATTGGTCGTGTTAAATATCGAGGTGGTGGCGATTGGTATAATGACCCGTCTGCCCTAACCAATTTAATAGGATATGCGAAAGACCGGCTTCCTATTCCTATTGCCAACAAGTACAAAGATGTTGCCCTTGGAAGCACCGACCTTCACTCCTACCCTTTTCTGTTTTTAACGGGACACGGAAATATAGCCGTTAACACTTCGGAGGTGGAAAACCTGCGGTCTTATCTCGAAAATGGTGGTTTCTTGTACATCGATGATGACTATGGCATTGACCCTTATGTTCGCTCAATGATGCGGGAAGTATTTCCGAATGAAGAGTTCATCGAGATACCTTTCTCACACCCTATTTATAATAAGGTGTATGATTTTGATAACGGCTTGCCCAAAATCCACGAGCACGACAATAAAGCCCCTAAAGGTTATGGCATTTTCCACAAAGGAAAGTTGGTGGTGTTTTACAGTGTGGAATCCAATTTAGCCGATGGATGGGCTGATGCCGAAATTCATAACAACCCTCCCGCACTTCGTCAAAAAGCGTTACAGATGGGCACCAATATTTTGGTTTATGCCCTCACTTCCTTATAG
- a CDS encoding VOC family protein: MEGISPYLFFQGNCEEAITFYHQVFGGDLKIQRFGETEMPVDDAYKDKVMHAELIVNGLLMLFSDGAPHKEIVQGNNIQITLNFTDENEQATVYEQLADCGKASMPIQRTFWGAKFGMLVDKFGVHWMLNCESN; the protein is encoded by the coding sequence ATGGAAGGCATATCACCCTATCTCTTCTTTCAGGGTAATTGTGAGGAAGCAATCACATTCTACCATCAAGTTTTTGGTGGAGATCTAAAAATTCAGCGATTTGGCGAAACTGAAATGCCTGTAGATGATGCATACAAAGACAAAGTTATGCATGCAGAATTAATTGTAAACGGCTTATTGATGCTGTTTTCTGACGGTGCACCACATAAGGAAATCGTTCAGGGTAACAACATTCAAATCACACTCAATTTTACCGACGAAAACGAACAGGCTACCGTGTATGAACAACTAGCCGATTGCGGTAAAGCCTCTATGCCTATTCAACGCACATTTTGGGGCGCTAAATTTGGTATGCTAGTTGATAAATTCGGTGTGCATTGGATGCTCAACTGCGAATCGAATTAA
- a CDS encoding MFS transporter — translation MQSLKPYLQLIKQNRNYRLLWLSQAVSNFGDWFGLLALYAVIARYSDSELLLGLIIVVKMLSLAFFSPFAGYLADRFNRRHLMIFCDVARAAALAGLLLVQSAETLWLAYVLTAIQMMLSAVFEPAKTSSIPNVTSEAELVNANVISTATWSIIFTSGMAIGGFATEWLGTDMVFILDALSYIVSALFLYRAIIPQQEQTAEEKHRTRNPFTGIKEGASYLIRNRHILRPSLAKGTSTMFLGGLVYLLIIVSEDVLKMGSIGLGLLYAARGIGTGIGPVMGRRFFKKEQDWVMIMGACIFVAGAMYTVVGWSSSIVVMILFVLLAHAASGANWVMSTILLQKRTVDTFRGRIFSTEWLLFTIGNSISVTIAALILEFEIIPIKPLIMIYGGMMMVAGLSWTFYITPRENDYQETQATL, via the coding sequence AAACAAAACAGAAATTACCGTTTACTTTGGTTGAGTCAGGCTGTTTCTAACTTTGGAGATTGGTTTGGGTTACTGGCATTGTATGCTGTAATAGCACGTTATTCTGATTCGGAGTTACTACTAGGCCTCATCATCGTGGTGAAGATGTTGAGCTTAGCATTTTTCTCACCATTTGCAGGTTATTTGGCCGACCGTTTTAACCGTAGGCATTTGATGATTTTCTGCGATGTTGCCCGAGCTGCGGCACTGGCAGGTCTACTTCTAGTACAATCTGCCGAGACTCTTTGGTTGGCCTATGTGCTCACCGCAATTCAAATGATGCTTTCGGCGGTGTTCGAACCCGCTAAAACATCTTCCATCCCTAATGTTACATCTGAAGCTGAGCTTGTAAACGCGAATGTGATTTCAACAGCAACATGGAGTATCATTTTTACCTCTGGGATGGCCATAGGCGGTTTTGCCACCGAATGGCTTGGTACTGATATGGTCTTTATTCTTGATGCACTCAGTTATATCGTTTCGGCTTTGTTTCTCTATCGAGCGATAATCCCACAACAAGAGCAAACGGCCGAAGAAAAGCATAGAACTCGAAATCCATTCACAGGAATTAAAGAAGGGGCCAGTTACCTGATAAGAAACAGGCATATTCTGCGTCCGAGTTTAGCCAAAGGCACCTCAACTATGTTTCTAGGTGGATTGGTGTACTTGCTTATAATTGTAAGTGAGGATGTTTTAAAAATGGGTAGCATTGGCTTAGGCTTGTTATATGCTGCACGTGGTATAGGCACCGGTATTGGTCCGGTTATGGGGCGTCGTTTCTTCAAGAAAGAACAGGACTGGGTGATGATAATGGGCGCCTGTATTTTTGTTGCGGGTGCCATGTACACCGTGGTAGGATGGAGCAGTAGTATCGTAGTGATGATTCTTTTTGTGTTACTTGCTCATGCCGCTTCAGGTGCGAACTGGGTAATGAGTACGATCTTACTTCAAAAGCGAACGGTAGACACCTTCAGAGGGCGTATTTTTAGTACAGAGTGGTTACTGTTTACGATTGGGAATTCCATATCGGTAACTATTGCGGCACTCATACTGGAGTTCGAAATCATACCGATCAAACCACTGATTATGATTTACGGTGGTATGATGATGGTGGCAGGGTTATCGTGGACTTTCTATATCACGCCCCGTGAGAATGACTACCAAGAAACTCAAGCAACCCTATAG